A single region of the Aeromicrobium chenweiae genome encodes:
- the groL gene encoding chaperonin GroEL (60 kDa chaperone family; promotes refolding of misfolded polypeptides especially under stressful conditions; forms two stacked rings of heptamers to form a barrel-shaped 14mer; ends can be capped by GroES; misfolded proteins enter the barrel where they are refolded when GroES binds), translated as MAKTIAFNEEARRGLERGMNQLADAVKVTLGPKGRNVVLEKKWGAPTITNDGVSIAREIELEDPYEKIGAELVKEVAKKTDDVAGDGTTTATVLAQALVREGLRNVAAGANPMGLKKGIEIAVEAISSQLLGMAKDVETKEQIASTASISAADTTVGEIIAEAMDKVGKEGVITVEESNTFGIDLELTEGMRFDKGHLSGYFVTDPERQETVLDDPYILIVNSKITSVKDMVPVLEKVMQSGKPLVIIAEDIEGEALATLIVNKMRGTFKSVAVKAPGFGDRRKAMLADIAILTGGEVISEEVGLKLENADLTLLGTARKVVTTKDETTIVEGGGSDDQIAGRVNQIKAEIENSDSDYDREKLQERLAKLAGGVAVIKVGAATEVELKERKHRIEDAVRNAKAAVEEGIVAGGGVALVQAAAAVFAKLELTGDEATGANIVRVAASAPLKQIAINAGLEGGVVAEKVTNLPDGHGLNAATGEYVDLIAAGIIDPAKVTRSALQNAASIAALFLTTEAVVADKPEPAPAGGGAPDMGDMGGMGF; from the coding sequence ATGGCAAAAACGATTGCTTTCAACGAGGAAGCCCGTCGCGGCCTCGAGCGCGGTATGAACCAGCTCGCCGACGCGGTCAAGGTGACCCTCGGCCCCAAGGGTCGCAACGTCGTCCTGGAGAAGAAGTGGGGCGCCCCCACGATCACCAACGACGGCGTCAGCATCGCTCGCGAGATCGAGCTCGAGGACCCGTACGAGAAGATCGGCGCGGAGCTCGTCAAGGAGGTCGCCAAGAAGACTGACGACGTCGCCGGTGACGGCACGACGACCGCCACGGTGCTCGCCCAGGCCCTCGTCCGCGAAGGCCTGCGCAACGTCGCGGCCGGCGCCAACCCGATGGGTCTGAAGAAGGGCATCGAGATCGCTGTCGAGGCCATCTCGTCCCAGCTGCTCGGCATGGCCAAGGACGTCGAGACCAAGGAGCAGATCGCCTCCACCGCCTCCATCTCCGCCGCTGACACCACGGTCGGCGAGATCATCGCCGAGGCGATGGACAAGGTCGGCAAGGAAGGCGTCATCACGGTCGAGGAGTCGAACACGTTCGGCATCGACCTGGAGCTGACCGAGGGCATGCGCTTCGACAAGGGTCACCTGTCGGGCTACTTCGTCACCGATCCGGAGCGTCAGGAGACCGTCCTGGACGATCCCTACATCCTGATCGTCAACTCCAAGATCACGTCGGTCAAGGACATGGTCCCCGTCCTCGAGAAGGTCATGCAGTCGGGCAAGCCGCTCGTCATCATCGCCGAGGACATCGAGGGCGAGGCCCTCGCGACGCTGATCGTCAACAAGATGCGTGGCACCTTCAAGTCGGTCGCCGTCAAGGCTCCCGGCTTCGGTGACCGCCGCAAGGCCATGCTGGCCGACATCGCCATCCTCACCGGTGGCGAGGTCATCAGCGAGGAAGTCGGTCTCAAGCTCGAGAACGCCGACCTGACGCTGCTCGGCACGGCTCGCAAGGTCGTCACGACCAAGGACGAGACCACGATCGTGGAGGGCGGTGGCTCGGACGACCAGATCGCCGGCCGCGTCAACCAGATCAAGGCCGAGATCGAGAACAGCGACTCCGACTACGACCGCGAGAAGCTCCAGGAGCGTCTGGCCAAGCTCGCCGGCGGCGTCGCCGTCATCAAGGTCGGCGCGGCCACCGAGGTCGAGCTCAAGGAGCGCAAGCACCGCATCGAGGACGCCGTCCGCAACGCGAAGGCAGCCGTCGAGGAGGGCATCGTCGCCGGTGGTGGCGTCGCTCTCGTCCAGGCCGCCGCTGCGGTCTTCGCCAAGCTCGAGCTGACGGGCGACGAGGCCACGGGTGCGAACATCGTGCGCGTCGCCGCTTCGGCCCCGCTCAAGCAGATCGCGATCAACGCCGGCCTCGAAGGTGGAGTCGTCGCTGAGAAGGTCACCAACCTGCCCGACGGACACGGCCTCAACGCCGCGACCGGCGAGTACGTCGACCTGATCGCCGCGGGCATCATCGACCCGGCCAAGGTCACCCGCTCGGCGCTGCAGAACGCAGCATCGATCGCGGCACTGTTCCTCACCACCGAGGCCGT